In Ptychodera flava strain L36383 chromosome 21, AS_Pfla_20210202, whole genome shotgun sequence, a genomic segment contains:
- the LOC139120942 gene encoding zinc transporter ZIP1-like: MQVVITKVLTLFGIFTLNVLFGLLPLKVVSLGGHSEARQRFVKRTISYLSCYAGGVFLSTCLLDLLPTVRDNLSLVFDQLQVYTSFPITEFIMAMGLFIIVIVEQTVLTCKERTAEAEEGKSHDEEAVTKPLLEGHFGQQSHGSINHEQAVSGHPEADDHYIANSESRRNFLSHGHGHEHSHSHIDVNAHSSFRSYVLLMALSIHSIFEGLAVGLQSSNELVLEIFSALVIHKCLLAFSLGMNFVQSKLGSCAVLLAVMCFAIMAPIGIAIGIGIMETASDFTSSMVNGVLQGLATGTFLYVTFFEVLPHEMNSPGNRLLKLLCIILGFSTICGLLFLHSNVLRPTCYRSAEPV; encoded by the coding sequence atgcaAGTTGTGATCACGAAGGTGTTGACCCTTTTCGGTATATTTACCTTGAATGTTCTCTTTGGTTTATTGCCGCTTAAAGTTGTCAGTCTCGGAGGCCACTCCGAAGCAAGGCAGCGTTTTGTCAAACGAACAATCAGTTATTTGAGCTGCTATGCGGGCGGCGTATTCCTGTCAACATGTCTGTTGGACCTCCTACCGACGGTACGAGACAACCTCAGCCTGGTCTTCGATCAGCTCCAAGTTTACACTTCCTTTCCGATCACCGAGTTCATAATGGCCATGGGATTGTTTATCATCGTCATCGTGGAACAAACAGTTCTCACCTGCAAAGAGCGAACCGCGGAGGCTGAAGAAGGTAAGAGTCACGATGAAGAGGCCGTAACCAAACCCTTGCTGGAAGGACATTTCGGGCAACAGAGCCACGGGTCGATCAACCACGAACAGGCGGTCAGTGGTCATCCAGAAGCGGATGACCATTACATAGCAAACTCAGAGTCCAGGCGAAACTTCCTCAGTCATGGACACGGTCACGAACACAGTCATTCACACATTGATGTAAATGCTCATTCATCGTTCAGATCGTACGTTCTACTCATGGCGCTTTCCATCCATTCGATATTTGAAGGGTTGGCGGTAGGGCTGCAAAGCAGCAACGAACTGGTCTTGGAGATATTCTCAGCACTTGTTATCCACAAATGTCTCCTTGCATTTAGCCTTGGAATGAACTTTGTGCAGAGTAAACTTGGCTCGTGTGCTGTTTTACTTGCCGTTATGTGCTTTGCTATAATGGCGCCAATTGGCATAGCAATAGGAATAGGAATTATGGAAACTGCGTCAGATTTCACCAGTAGTATGGTGAACGGAGTACTGCAGGGTCTTGCCACCGGCACTTTCTTGTATGTTACGTTCTTTGAAGTTTTACCGCATGAAATGAACTCACCCGGAAATAGGCTATTGAAATTGCTATGTATAATCCTTGGATTTTCAACAATATGCGGATTACTATTTCTGCACAGTAACGTCCTCCGACCAACATGTTACAGGTCTGCTGAACCAGTATGA
- the LOC139121896 gene encoding BLOC-1-related complex subunit 8-like — protein MVDAVGSQILAEIETSNKAKFPDMGEVELECATKRVTEKFSETLHIIGNEPSLALYRLQEHVRKTLPTLVENRIRMENLEQAVQGMCYDAEYASSALTQMQNSNQHFNSIDEHLNKALYLKQELNKAKSKQRHSSISEKQQKEVTPSAASLNQTSSSQDKEDSEKTNEI, from the exons ATGGTCGATGCTGTAGGCAGCCAGATACTTGCAGAAATTGAAACGTCGAATAAAGCTAAGTTTCCAG ATATGGGGGAAGTTGAATTGGAATGTGCCACAAAAAGAG TtactgaaaagttttcagaaACCTTACACATCATTGGGAATGAACCATCTCTTGCCTTGTACCGACTTCAAGAACATGTGAGAAAGACCCTACCAACACTTGTAGAAAACAGG ATCAGAATGGAGAATTTGGAGCAAGCTGTCCAGGGTATGTGCTATGATGCAGAATATGCTTCCAG TGCATTGACACAGATGCAAAACAGCAACCAGCACTTCAACTCCATAGACGAACACCTCAATAAGGCCTTGTACCTGAAACAGGAATTGAACAAGGCAAAGAGTAAGCAAAG GCATTCAAGTATTTCTGAAAAGCAACAGAAGGAAGTCACACCATCTGCTGCAAGTTTGAATCAAACATCTTCCTCACAAGATAAGGAAGACagtgaaaaaacaaatgaaatctaA
- the LOC139120943 gene encoding uncharacterized protein — translation MNMNEWSSNVNPALEVNPALEVGNQDFCKEFCLLEEMKMTLYMVTVSLLLNIALAEDCPPQWDNFKDDCYYVYQSNWYTYEEAKTVCAGKGGHLLTIDENEEDLYARGLTDSLCKVDLWIGLRNDESAGEWQWDDGSAPSYTNWAAAEPGNGDCGFLSAANVGRWKAAACSKRCGFICEKTREQSQATTIGPCVSVPVGLESGAITDAQMTASSEFPGGYDAPAGRLNNNHYHWATNFGAQTVGQWMQVDLGRPRKVSKVATQGRGYNNAWVSSYNLKYTDDGGNWLYVTDSSGNPKVFQGNTDTNSVVYQELGDDSFTSRYIRFYPVTWVTWLAMRAEIYHSK, via the exons ATGAACATGAATGAATGGTCATCAAATGTTAACCCAGCATTGGAGGTCAATCCAGCGTTGGAGGTGGGAAATCAGG ACTTTTGCAAAGAGTTCTGTCTTCTGGAAGAGATGAAGATGACTTTATATATGGTAACTGTATCTTTGTTGCTCAACATCGCACTGGCAGAAG ACTGCCCACCTCAGTGGGACAACTTCAAGGATGACTGCTACTATGTCTATCAGTCCAATTGGTACACATACGAAGAGGCCAAGACAGTGTGTGCTGGAAAGGGCGGCCACCTTCTTACTATCGATGAAAATGAGGAAGATTTGTATGCGAGAG GCCTAACAGATTCGTTGTGTAAGGTTGATCTATGGATAGGTCTTCGGAATGATGAGAGTGCTGGGGAATGGCAATGGGACGATGGATCAGCA CCGTCATACACGAACTGGGCAGCCGCAGAACCAGGAAATGGGGATTGTGGTTTTCTGTCGGCAGCGAATGTTGGTAGATGGAAAGCAGCAGCTTGTTCCAAACGTTGTGGATTCATATGTGAAAAAACGCGGGAACAGAGCCAGGCAACAACAATCG GACCGTGTGTGAGCGTCCCTGTCGGATTGGAGAGTGGCGCTATCACTGACGCCCAGATGACCGCAAGTAGTGAGTTCCCAGGTGGCTATGATGCCCCTGCTGGCAGGCTGAACAACAATCACTATCATTGGGCCACAAACTTCGGAGCTCAGACGGTTGGACAGTGGATGCAAGTTGATCTTGGGAGACCACGGAAGGTCAGCAAGGTGGCCACGCAG GGAAGAGGATACAATAATGCATGGGTTAGCTCATACAATTTAAAATACACAGACGATGGTGGTAATTGGCTGTACGTGACCGACTCTTCTGGAAACCCGAAG GTTTTCCAAGGGAATACTGACACCAACTCAGTAGTCTACCAAGAATTGGGCGACGACTCTTTCACAAGTCGGTACATTCGATTTTACCCGGTAACATGGGTTACCTGGCTGGCCATGAGAGCGGAAATCtatcacagtaagtga